The Helianthus annuus cultivar XRQ/B chromosome 16, HanXRQr2.0-SUNRISE, whole genome shotgun sequence genome includes a window with the following:
- the LOC110916658 gene encoding uncharacterized protein LOC110916658 isoform X2 produces the protein MKKADVISDKLNGVKTLVKDKTREYKQKTTSETSNSESTSSSYNALLPENAKNKANMKASRINKFNDGATMSDDADDDNRLRNNEEKSSLRSDEYENKKVSVGKRQDKEVGPISDGDDPHEEHSKPQEEETSSQSPHTDGSDESDVVEHDVKVCDICGDAGREDLLAICCRCPDGAEHTYCMKVMIDKVPEGDWLCEECEMEETKITNRQKNNTETSFEKDQSSDSAVVKASGKRRADELESSSSFKKPTLEIPGSSKDVERGKVKPSHQFSSDSHIGSESTEGSHSPAKRPRLQSLRGAFSKSSSFSFPNAKSKTKLVDEAVLKRQKSTKERSFHDTIAPKEMSKSVSFRSTNLGGRFGPSGSKVKMLSPNSAHVQDLRSPINKKERSFERTSSVKSNTSSSAALTPKGDRMLSSRGETNSVSNSEAKVSKGDCKTTSGLKSNNRLVNIGAETLVSQGQLDKQLPSSPTKVVTASSGAISSVEDKPTDNSSKATSKESTNLAETVKENTTGVTVNAGTSGVSGQNNKQTKISKDGKNGENKLKDAIEAALLKKPGIYRKNKTSDQPDESSIPTVNNEAAIVDRAPHLRNAGSLTSAEVSPPDWHGQISRNSSVDHSKQSNGNNHKPSMILPAEGRHSTTGLFNYDNVALSSLSKNSAIPDHECIWQGSFEINRSGKMAEFWDGLQAHLSTCASPRVFEAVNKFPHKILLNGVSRVSAWPTQFENSGVKEDNIAIYFFAKDLESYEKSYQVLLDDMIKGDLALIGSINGVELLIFPSNQLPEKSNRWNMLFFLWGVFRGKKKNPSNQILDKSEKSCVPQSVSSISTDKIPVAENASLIGLNQIPNNPAKSCAQNASLIGLNQIPNNPAKSCAQSVSSTATGKIPLAENASLIGSIEKDNHVDLESKVNSKLQNLSADSVNVAPASSKEIVPEIHLQKNEPKKRPFIDLSDDVDFDGTSQINTWRDVSGRMAEEGNFSKKQKSDFNGQDSVLDIGKTDAGNSNGERYFFPIERGKDQQKKPVFTLDLNEDVTTYLGGDDDNIIMPEKDDDDVASLSLSLAFSPPDEDNEDNRGKGKWQSGTSMVRFRDMVDK, from the exons ATGAAAAAGGCTGATGTAATTTCCGATAAACTTAACGGTGTTAAAACTTTGGTTAAGGATAAAACACGTGAATACAAACAGAAAACAACTAGTGAAACAAGCAACTCAGAGAGTACAAGTTCAAGCTACAATGCTTTATTACCTGAAAATGCTAAAAATAAAGCTAATATGAAGGCTAGTCGTATAAACAAGTTCAATGATGGAGCAACCAtgtctgatgatgctgatgacgATAACAGATTAAGAAACAATGAAG AAAAATCTTCACTTAGATCTGATGAATATGAGAATAAAAAGGTTAGTGTAGGAAAACGCCAAGATAAAGAAGTGGGACCCATTAGTGATGGTGATGATCCACATGAAGAACATTCAAAACCTCAAGAAGAAGAAACATCTTCGCAAAGTCCTCATACAGATGGCAGTGATGAATCAGATGTTGTGGAGCATGAT GTTAAAGTGTGTGATATATGTGGAGATGCGGGGCGTGAGGACTTACTTGCTATATGTTGTAGGTGCCCTGATGGTGCTGAGCACAC CTATTGCATGAAAGTAATGATAGATAAAGTTCCCGAAGGTGATTGGTTATGTGAAGAATGCGAAATGGAGGAAACTAAAATCACAAATCGACAAAAGAACAACACAGAGACTTCATTCGAAAAAGACCAGTCTTCCGATTCAGCAGTTGTGAAAGCATCTGGAAAAAGACGTGCGGACGAATTAGAGTCTTCTTCGTCGTTTAAAAAACCAACTCTTGAGATCCCAGGGTCAAGTAAAGACGTTGAGCGTGGGAAAGTGAAACCGAGCCATCAGTTTTCTTCTGATTCTCATATTGGTAGTGAGTCTACAGAAGGGTCACATTCTCCCGCTAAACGCCCACGGTTACAATCTTTACGAG GTGCGTTTTCCAAGTCGAGCTCTTTCAGTTTCCCAAACGCAAAGTCGAAAACTAAACTTGTAGATGAAGCTGTTCTCAAAAGGCAGAAATCAACAAAAGAACGTTCTTTTCACGATACAATAGCACCCAAAGAAATGTCAAAATCTGTGTCATTTAGATCTACAAACTTGGGGGGGCGTTTTGGTCCAAGTGGTTCTAAAGTTAAAATGCTATCTCCAAATTCGGCTCATGTTCAGGATCTTAGAAGTCCAATAAACAAAAAAGAAAGGAGTTTCGAAAGGACTAGTTCAGTAAAGTCAAATACTTCCAGTTCTGCTGCTTTGACTCCAAAAGGTGATAGGATGTTATCATCTCGTGGTGAAACTAATTCGGTTTCCAACTCTGAAGCAAAAGTGTCGAAGGGTGACTGTAAAACTACTTCGGGATTGAAATCAAACAACCGTTTGGTTAATATAGGTGCAGAAACTTTGGTTTCTCAAG GTCAACTTGACAAGCAGTTGCCGTCATCCCCCACTAAGGTTGTAACTGCGTCTAGTGGAGCTATCAGTTCTGTTGAAGATAAGCCTACTGACAATTCATCAAAAGCAACATCTAAAGAATCAACTAATCTTGCTGAAACGGTTAAGGAAAATACAACAGGTGTAACTGTAAACGCTGGCACATCTGGTGTTTCTGGCCAGAACAATAAACAAACGAAAATTTCAAAAGATGGGAAAAACGGAGAGAACAAGTTAAAGGACGCAATCGAAGCCGCATTGCTTAAAAAGCCCGGAATATATAGAAAGAACAAAACATCTGATCAACCTGATGAATCGTCCATCCCGACCGTGAATAATGAAGCAGCCATTGTTGACCGTGCACCACATTTAAGAAATGCAGGGAGTTTGACTTCTGCTGAGGTGTCACCACCTGATTGGCATGGACAAATTTCACGAAATTCCAGTGTTGATCATTCTAAACAGTCAAATGGTAACAACCATAAGCCGTCCATGATACTCCCTGCTGAAGGAAGGCATTCGACAACTGGACTCTTCAACTATGATAATGTGGCATTGTCTTCTCTGTCAAAGAATTCAGCTATTCCCGATCATGAATGCATCTGGCA gggAAGTTTTGAGATTAATAGAAGTGGTAAAATGGCTGAATTTTGGGATGGTTTACAGGCTCATTTGTCAACTTGTGCATCACCTAGAGTCTTTGAAGCCGTGAACAAATTTCCCCATAAAATTCTTTTAAATGGGGTATCACGTGTTAGTGCCTGGCCCACACAGTTTGAAAATAGTGGCGTAAAAGAGGACAATATTGCAATATATTTCTTTGCTAAAGATCTTGAGAG CTATGAGAAAAGCTACCAAGTTTTATTAGATGATATGATAAAGGGTGATTTAGCGCTTATTGGAAGTATCAACGGGGTTGAACTTTTAATATTTCCATCCAATCAGCTTCCAGAAAAGTCCAACC GTTGGAATATGTTGTTCTTCCTTTGGGGTGTGTtcagaggaaagaaaaagaatcCATCGAATCAGATTCTTGATAAATCAGAAAAAAGTTGTGTTCCTCAATCTGTTTCGTCAATCTCAACTGATAAAATACCAGTGGCTGAGAATGCAAGTTTGATCGGGCTGAATCAAATTCCAAATAATCCAGCAAAAAGTTGTGCTCAGAATGCAAGTTTGATCGGGCTGAATCAAATTCCTAATAATCCAGCAAAAAGTTGTGCTCAATCCGTTTCATCAACCGCAACTGGTAAAATACCATTGGCTGAGAATGCAAGTTTGATTGGATCTATTGAAAAG GATAACCATGTCGATTTGGAGTCAAAAGTCAACTCAAAGTTGCAAAACCTGTCGGCCGATAGTGTTAATGTAGCTCCAGCTAGTAGCAAAGAGATAGTTCCAGAAATCCATTTGCAAAAAAACGAGCCAAAAAAACGTCCATTTATTGATCTTTCAGATGATGTTGACTTTGATGGTACAAGTCAAATAAACACATGGCGTGATGTGAGTGGTCGGATGGCAGAAGAGGGAAACTTTAGCAAGAAGCAAAAGAGTGATTTCAATGGACAAGATAGTGTTTTAGATATTGGGAAGACCGATGCGGGAAATAGTAATGGTGAAAGATATTTCTTTCCTATAGAAAGAGGAAAGGACCAACAAAAAAAACCCGTGTTCACTTTGGATTTAAATGAAGATGTTACTACATATTTAGGTGGAGATGATGATAATATAATAATGCCGgaaaaggatgatgatgatgtggcGTCTTTATCACTCTCGCTTGCATTTTCACCGCCAGATGAAGATAACGAGGATAACAGGGGTAAAGGTAAGTGGCAGTCGGGTACTTCTATGGTTCGTTTTAGAGATATGGTAGATAAGTAA
- the LOC110916658 gene encoding uncharacterized protein LOC110916658 isoform X1 codes for MKKADVISDKLNGVKTLVKDKTREYKQKTTSETSNSESTSSSYNALLPENAKNKANMKASRINKFNDGATMSDDADDDNRLRNNEGSRNYLHAEKSSLRSDEYENKKVSVGKRQDKEVGPISDGDDPHEEHSKPQEEETSSQSPHTDGSDESDVVEHDVKVCDICGDAGREDLLAICCRCPDGAEHTYCMKVMIDKVPEGDWLCEECEMEETKITNRQKNNTETSFEKDQSSDSAVVKASGKRRADELESSSSFKKPTLEIPGSSKDVERGKVKPSHQFSSDSHIGSESTEGSHSPAKRPRLQSLRGAFSKSSSFSFPNAKSKTKLVDEAVLKRQKSTKERSFHDTIAPKEMSKSVSFRSTNLGGRFGPSGSKVKMLSPNSAHVQDLRSPINKKERSFERTSSVKSNTSSSAALTPKGDRMLSSRGETNSVSNSEAKVSKGDCKTTSGLKSNNRLVNIGAETLVSQGQLDKQLPSSPTKVVTASSGAISSVEDKPTDNSSKATSKESTNLAETVKENTTGVTVNAGTSGVSGQNNKQTKISKDGKNGENKLKDAIEAALLKKPGIYRKNKTSDQPDESSIPTVNNEAAIVDRAPHLRNAGSLTSAEVSPPDWHGQISRNSSVDHSKQSNGNNHKPSMILPAEGRHSTTGLFNYDNVALSSLSKNSAIPDHECIWQGSFEINRSGKMAEFWDGLQAHLSTCASPRVFEAVNKFPHKILLNGVSRVSAWPTQFENSGVKEDNIAIYFFAKDLESYEKSYQVLLDDMIKGDLALIGSINGVELLIFPSNQLPEKSNRWNMLFFLWGVFRGKKKNPSNQILDKSEKSCVPQSVSSISTDKIPVAENASLIGLNQIPNNPAKSCAQNASLIGLNQIPNNPAKSCAQSVSSTATGKIPLAENASLIGSIEKDNHVDLESKVNSKLQNLSADSVNVAPASSKEIVPEIHLQKNEPKKRPFIDLSDDVDFDGTSQINTWRDVSGRMAEEGNFSKKQKSDFNGQDSVLDIGKTDAGNSNGERYFFPIERGKDQQKKPVFTLDLNEDVTTYLGGDDDNIIMPEKDDDDVASLSLSLAFSPPDEDNEDNRGKGKWQSGTSMVRFRDMVDK; via the exons ATGAAAAAGGCTGATGTAATTTCCGATAAACTTAACGGTGTTAAAACTTTGGTTAAGGATAAAACACGTGAATACAAACAGAAAACAACTAGTGAAACAAGCAACTCAGAGAGTACAAGTTCAAGCTACAATGCTTTATTACCTGAAAATGCTAAAAATAAAGCTAATATGAAGGCTAGTCGTATAAACAAGTTCAATGATGGAGCAACCAtgtctgatgatgctgatgacgATAACAGATTAAGAAACAATGAAG GGTCACGTAATTATCTCCATGCAGAAAAATCTTCACTTAGATCTGATGAATATGAGAATAAAAAGGTTAGTGTAGGAAAACGCCAAGATAAAGAAGTGGGACCCATTAGTGATGGTGATGATCCACATGAAGAACATTCAAAACCTCAAGAAGAAGAAACATCTTCGCAAAGTCCTCATACAGATGGCAGTGATGAATCAGATGTTGTGGAGCATGAT GTTAAAGTGTGTGATATATGTGGAGATGCGGGGCGTGAGGACTTACTTGCTATATGTTGTAGGTGCCCTGATGGTGCTGAGCACAC CTATTGCATGAAAGTAATGATAGATAAAGTTCCCGAAGGTGATTGGTTATGTGAAGAATGCGAAATGGAGGAAACTAAAATCACAAATCGACAAAAGAACAACACAGAGACTTCATTCGAAAAAGACCAGTCTTCCGATTCAGCAGTTGTGAAAGCATCTGGAAAAAGACGTGCGGACGAATTAGAGTCTTCTTCGTCGTTTAAAAAACCAACTCTTGAGATCCCAGGGTCAAGTAAAGACGTTGAGCGTGGGAAAGTGAAACCGAGCCATCAGTTTTCTTCTGATTCTCATATTGGTAGTGAGTCTACAGAAGGGTCACATTCTCCCGCTAAACGCCCACGGTTACAATCTTTACGAG GTGCGTTTTCCAAGTCGAGCTCTTTCAGTTTCCCAAACGCAAAGTCGAAAACTAAACTTGTAGATGAAGCTGTTCTCAAAAGGCAGAAATCAACAAAAGAACGTTCTTTTCACGATACAATAGCACCCAAAGAAATGTCAAAATCTGTGTCATTTAGATCTACAAACTTGGGGGGGCGTTTTGGTCCAAGTGGTTCTAAAGTTAAAATGCTATCTCCAAATTCGGCTCATGTTCAGGATCTTAGAAGTCCAATAAACAAAAAAGAAAGGAGTTTCGAAAGGACTAGTTCAGTAAAGTCAAATACTTCCAGTTCTGCTGCTTTGACTCCAAAAGGTGATAGGATGTTATCATCTCGTGGTGAAACTAATTCGGTTTCCAACTCTGAAGCAAAAGTGTCGAAGGGTGACTGTAAAACTACTTCGGGATTGAAATCAAACAACCGTTTGGTTAATATAGGTGCAGAAACTTTGGTTTCTCAAG GTCAACTTGACAAGCAGTTGCCGTCATCCCCCACTAAGGTTGTAACTGCGTCTAGTGGAGCTATCAGTTCTGTTGAAGATAAGCCTACTGACAATTCATCAAAAGCAACATCTAAAGAATCAACTAATCTTGCTGAAACGGTTAAGGAAAATACAACAGGTGTAACTGTAAACGCTGGCACATCTGGTGTTTCTGGCCAGAACAATAAACAAACGAAAATTTCAAAAGATGGGAAAAACGGAGAGAACAAGTTAAAGGACGCAATCGAAGCCGCATTGCTTAAAAAGCCCGGAATATATAGAAAGAACAAAACATCTGATCAACCTGATGAATCGTCCATCCCGACCGTGAATAATGAAGCAGCCATTGTTGACCGTGCACCACATTTAAGAAATGCAGGGAGTTTGACTTCTGCTGAGGTGTCACCACCTGATTGGCATGGACAAATTTCACGAAATTCCAGTGTTGATCATTCTAAACAGTCAAATGGTAACAACCATAAGCCGTCCATGATACTCCCTGCTGAAGGAAGGCATTCGACAACTGGACTCTTCAACTATGATAATGTGGCATTGTCTTCTCTGTCAAAGAATTCAGCTATTCCCGATCATGAATGCATCTGGCA gggAAGTTTTGAGATTAATAGAAGTGGTAAAATGGCTGAATTTTGGGATGGTTTACAGGCTCATTTGTCAACTTGTGCATCACCTAGAGTCTTTGAAGCCGTGAACAAATTTCCCCATAAAATTCTTTTAAATGGGGTATCACGTGTTAGTGCCTGGCCCACACAGTTTGAAAATAGTGGCGTAAAAGAGGACAATATTGCAATATATTTCTTTGCTAAAGATCTTGAGAG CTATGAGAAAAGCTACCAAGTTTTATTAGATGATATGATAAAGGGTGATTTAGCGCTTATTGGAAGTATCAACGGGGTTGAACTTTTAATATTTCCATCCAATCAGCTTCCAGAAAAGTCCAACC GTTGGAATATGTTGTTCTTCCTTTGGGGTGTGTtcagaggaaagaaaaagaatcCATCGAATCAGATTCTTGATAAATCAGAAAAAAGTTGTGTTCCTCAATCTGTTTCGTCAATCTCAACTGATAAAATACCAGTGGCTGAGAATGCAAGTTTGATCGGGCTGAATCAAATTCCAAATAATCCAGCAAAAAGTTGTGCTCAGAATGCAAGTTTGATCGGGCTGAATCAAATTCCTAATAATCCAGCAAAAAGTTGTGCTCAATCCGTTTCATCAACCGCAACTGGTAAAATACCATTGGCTGAGAATGCAAGTTTGATTGGATCTATTGAAAAG GATAACCATGTCGATTTGGAGTCAAAAGTCAACTCAAAGTTGCAAAACCTGTCGGCCGATAGTGTTAATGTAGCTCCAGCTAGTAGCAAAGAGATAGTTCCAGAAATCCATTTGCAAAAAAACGAGCCAAAAAAACGTCCATTTATTGATCTTTCAGATGATGTTGACTTTGATGGTACAAGTCAAATAAACACATGGCGTGATGTGAGTGGTCGGATGGCAGAAGAGGGAAACTTTAGCAAGAAGCAAAAGAGTGATTTCAATGGACAAGATAGTGTTTTAGATATTGGGAAGACCGATGCGGGAAATAGTAATGGTGAAAGATATTTCTTTCCTATAGAAAGAGGAAAGGACCAACAAAAAAAACCCGTGTTCACTTTGGATTTAAATGAAGATGTTACTACATATTTAGGTGGAGATGATGATAATATAATAATGCCGgaaaaggatgatgatgatgtggcGTCTTTATCACTCTCGCTTGCATTTTCACCGCCAGATGAAGATAACGAGGATAACAGGGGTAAAGGTAAGTGGCAGTCGGGTACTTCTATGGTTCGTTTTAGAGATATGGTAGATAAGTAA
- the LOC118488236 gene encoding uncharacterized protein LOC118488236: MSTQTSPETNLIDSSNPLYLHPSDHPGLILVSKPFDGNGFGAWKRSMSIALSAKNKLSFVKGEITKPNSAPQLDLWQRCNDMVISWILNTLSHEIRGSVIYSATAQQLWNDLSERFGQSNGARLYQLQKSLGEISQGNSDIASYFTKLKVFGMN; encoded by the coding sequence ATGTCAACTCAAACTTCTCCTGAAACTAATCTCATCGATTCTTCAAATCCTTTGTATCTTCATCCTTCCGATCATCCTGGTTTGATTCTTGTCTCTAAACCATTTGATGGAAATGGATTTGGTGCGTGGAAGAGATCTATGTCTATTGCTTTATCTGCGAAGAACAAATTGAGCTTTGTTAAAGGTGAAATCACAAAACCTAATTCTGCTCCTCAGCTTGATTTGTGGCAAAGATGTAATGATatggtgatttcatggattctcAACACTTTATCACATGAAATAAGAGGTAGTGTGATATATTCTGCAACAGCACAACAGTTATGGAATGATCTATCTGAACGATTTGGTCAATCAAATGGAGCAAGACTGTATCAATTACAAAAGAGTTTGGGAGAGATTTCTCAAGGTAACAGTGATATAGCCTCATATTTTACCAAATTAAAAGTGTTTGGGATGAATTAG
- the LOC118488276 gene encoding uncharacterized protein LOC118488276, which translates to MGLNSNYDKVRGTILMMKPLPSIGQAYALLVQDKKQREIHSSTQFVSESAAMNVSDTNRFQNNKSVVCPNCNKVGHLANKCYRIIGFPKDTKFTKNKKFAANVCAESHGSGDDVSKSTSPNQILTPAQYKEFISLLQKFANINDNAPTTNAINYANFVGPFTEEASGSR; encoded by the exons ATGGGTCTAAATTCAAACTATGATAAGGTTAGAGGTACAATTTTGATGATGAAACCTCTTCCTTCTATTGGACAAGCATATGCCCTGTTAGTACAAGATAAAAAACAAAGGGAAATTCATTCTAGTACTCAATTTGTCAGTGAATCAGCAGCCATGAATGTTAGCGACACCAACAGATTTCAGAATAATAAGAGTGTGGTTTGCCCTAATTGCAACAAAGTAGGGCACCTGGCTAACAAATGTTACAGAATCATAGGTTTTCCTAAGGATACCAAGTTcactaaaaataaaaagtttgCTGCTAATGTTTGTGCTGAAAGTCATGGTTCTGGAGATGATGTTTCTAAATCTACAAGTCCTAATCAAATCCTCACACCTGCGCAATACAAGGAGTTTATTAGTCTTTTGCAAAAATTTGCCAACATCAATGATAATGCTCCAACAACAAATGCTATCAACTATGCAAATTTTGTAG GCCCCTTCACTGAAGAGGCCAGTGGTTCTAGGTAA